One window from the genome of Spirosoma rhododendri encodes:
- a CDS encoding glycosyltransferase, translating to MKKTRILHVSTAHPPTDPRLINRVIPSLTADYDLIALLPAVPKTEGPANARTIWLPYSQRLPVRLLLAHPLVLYYALRLRPSLLHIYDPELLPVSRLIQWLLGIPVMYEVHENLYRKLDQKRRLQGNWLVQQFLRFDAMAQRHFHLIFTEHGYLDTYKNMRHPSVVVYNYPELAFLDTFRRPYMPNPVAPEFFYIGLISFERAFDTLVAALARLKNQVSSFTVHLFGRQTFSDDAMTQLPGFDAVHDNLRFYGYTRQADALPTAAHATAGLALLKPVGDYPESYPTKLFEYMALGLPVITANFPLYRAIVDKHRCGLCVDATDANQIAQALQYLIKHPDDARLMGERGRRAVELEYNWESEAQKLRAFYRTVLQPHRPNKV from the coding sequence ATGAAGAAAACGCGTATTCTGCACGTCAGCACCGCCCACCCCCCCACCGATCCCCGGCTGATAAACCGGGTGATACCGAGTCTGACCGCCGATTACGACCTGATTGCCCTGCTTCCTGCCGTACCGAAAACAGAGGGGCCTGCCAATGCCCGAACAATCTGGCTTCCTTACTCCCAGCGCTTGCCAGTTCGGTTACTTCTGGCTCATCCGCTGGTGCTGTACTACGCCCTTCGGCTGCGCCCGTCGCTGCTCCATATTTACGACCCCGAACTCCTGCCGGTATCCCGGCTGATTCAGTGGCTGCTGGGCATTCCGGTGATGTACGAAGTGCATGAGAATCTGTACCGGAAACTGGATCAGAAACGGCGATTGCAGGGTAACTGGCTGGTGCAACAGTTTCTCCGTTTCGACGCGATGGCGCAACGGCATTTCCACCTCATCTTCACCGAACACGGCTACCTCGACACCTACAAGAACATGCGCCATCCCTCGGTGGTCGTTTACAATTACCCCGAACTAGCATTTCTGGACACGTTTCGACGTCCTTATATGCCCAATCCGGTAGCTCCTGAATTTTTTTACATCGGCCTGATCAGCTTCGAGCGGGCGTTCGACACGCTGGTAGCTGCACTGGCCCGGTTGAAAAATCAGGTTTCCTCATTCACGGTGCATCTGTTTGGTCGACAAACGTTTAGTGATGATGCCATGACACAGCTTCCCGGCTTCGATGCGGTACACGATAACTTGCGGTTTTACGGCTACACCCGGCAGGCAGACGCGTTGCCTACGGCGGCCCACGCAACAGCGGGGCTGGCGCTACTCAAACCAGTCGGCGATTACCCTGAATCCTATCCAACAAAGCTTTTCGAATACATGGCACTGGGACTACCGGTCATCACTGCCAATTTTCCGCTGTATCGGGCAATTGTCGACAAACATCGGTGCGGTTTATGTGTGGATGCAACGGATGCCAACCAGATCGCTCAGGCGTTGCAGTATCTGATCAAGCACCCCGATGATGCCCGATTAATGGGCGAACGGGGTCGACGGGCAGTGGAACTTGAGTACAACTGGGAAAGCGAAGCGCAAAAGCTGCGCGCGTTTTACAGGACAGTTTTACAACCGCATCGACCCAACAAAGTATAA
- a CDS encoding DUF922 domain-containing protein: MLSLLSFFWLFIELFSANAVDPIRLQPAQLPFTPTGFYISTVTDQRTERGPAIRLVVAPDQSAQAVDLAGGLTGGIREFVNRSLRNDQKLRPIAMRLVQFKLTETSSGNRVSGQFAATIAFDLIGKNDDDSEISTRLTTYRGGASYTRPMGQTAVVEQTIRQSLTASLRSLNEYMKREIDRNEKLATTLRVEFADDARSTDDDTVHYNPDRPLSWADFQARPRSGSHYAAEVFTSFAYEGRSTVEHGTITAHLLVKAYMLKHSSWVRDVALNAYSLNHEQRHFDIAKLIAERFKRKLTPETLTLADYNSEIQYQFIESFRDMNKLQEQYDRETQHGINQAAQAFWNQKIDAELRSYGLAR; the protein is encoded by the coding sequence ATGCTCTCCTTACTTTCGTTTTTCTGGCTGTTCATCGAGTTATTTTCTGCCAATGCTGTCGATCCAATCCGGCTTCAGCCTGCGCAGCTACCCTTTACACCAACCGGTTTCTATATCAGCACCGTTACGGATCAGCGCACCGAACGCGGCCCAGCCATCCGGCTCGTCGTGGCCCCCGATCAGTCGGCGCAGGCGGTTGATCTGGCGGGCGGCCTGACGGGGGGTATCCGTGAATTCGTTAATAGATCGCTCCGAAACGACCAGAAACTACGCCCGATTGCGATGCGGCTGGTGCAGTTCAAACTCACTGAGACATCATCGGGTAATCGTGTATCGGGACAGTTTGCCGCGACGATCGCCTTTGATCTGATCGGTAAGAACGACGACGATTCCGAAATTAGCACCCGACTAACGACCTACCGGGGCGGTGCCAGCTACACGCGGCCAATGGGGCAGACGGCGGTCGTAGAACAGACAATCCGGCAATCGCTGACGGCATCGCTACGGAGCCTGAACGAATACATGAAGCGGGAAATCGACCGCAACGAAAAACTAGCGACTACCCTGCGCGTCGAGTTTGCCGACGATGCGCGCAGCACCGACGACGATACGGTACACTACAACCCCGACCGGCCGCTCAGCTGGGCTGACTTTCAGGCCCGGCCCCGCTCGGGCAGTCATTATGCCGCCGAGGTGTTTACCAGTTTTGCCTACGAAGGCCGCAGCACCGTCGAACATGGCACTATTACTGCTCATCTGCTGGTGAAGGCATATATGCTGAAGCACTCGTCGTGGGTGCGGGATGTAGCCCTGAATGCGTATTCGCTCAACCACGAGCAGCGGCATTTCGACATCGCCAAGCTGATTGCCGAACGGTTCAAGCGCAAGCTGACGCCCGAAACACTGACGCTGGCGGATTACAACAGCGAGATTCAGTACCAGTTTATCGAATCGTTTCGCGACATGAATAAGCTACAGGAGCAGTACGACCGCGAAACGCAGCACGGCATCAATCAGGCGGCACAGGCGTTCTGGAACCAGAAAATCGACGCCGAACTGCGTAGCTATGGCCTTGCCCGCTAA
- the secA gene encoding preprotein translocase subunit SecA, whose protein sequence is MINLIAKFFGTKSQRDIKELLPYVEKVNAEFVRLKDISNDELRQASAELKAQIADELAGIDNQLADLNEQASHPDVDVNEKERLFNQIDKLEADRNTELERVLLDILPRAFAVVKETARRYSTNEQLTVTANDFDREIATRKKNVVIDGGLAHWANQWDAAGTPIKWDMVHYDVQIIGGVVLHQGKIAEMATGEGKTLVATFPAFLNGLAGRGVHIVTVNDYLAKRDSEWMAPLFEFHGMRVDCIDKHQPNSPQRKQAYLADITYGTNNEFGFDYLRDNMARETGELVQRKHHYAMVDEVDSVLIDDARTPLIISGPVPRGDEQDYIELKPRVARVVEAQRKLVYDYLNDAKKKIAAGDEKEGGLSLFRAYRGLPKHKPLIKYLSETGNKALLQKTESIYLAENQKLMPEADAPLYFTIDERNNSIDLTEKGIDYITGSGEDPNFFILPDLSIDLNVIDKSGELTEPEKILHKEGVVRDYAVKTQRINTVNQLLKAYCLFERDTEYVIMDGKVKIVDEQTGRIMEGRRWSDGLHQAVEAKENVKVEDATQTYATVTLQNYFRMYHKRAGMTGTAETEASEFWQIYKMDVVVIPTNRSISRQDEEDKVYRSVREKYNAVVDEITTLVEKGRPVLVGTTSVENSELLSRLLTLRKVQHQVLNAKYHQREAEIVSSAGQPGTVTIATNMAGRGTDIKLTPESKAAGGLAIIGTERHESRRVDRQLRGRAGRQGDPGTSQFFVSLEDSLMRLFGSDRIAKVMDRMGLEEGEVIQHSMITKSIERAQKKVEENNFGIRKRLLEYDDVMNYQREAIYKRRRNALFGDRLPLDIANTMYDVVEETVINAEGNIDEINLQLLTTLGLESQLTESEFNRMKKPDVVRHLYNQAEAQYAEKNQAIADKALPVLTQVLDEQGHMIRNIVVPFTDGMHELQIVADLRKAVEGGGRDLVMEMEKAVTLSVIDQEWKEHLREMDDLKQSVQNAVFEQKDPLLVYKFESVELFKRFLNKVNFDTISFLTKADIPAQQEAEIHEEIRQAPTNQRPAPQPELHTNQEDFEDDHLATGPEEYARRMAENNAMGAGAPPMPPQVPTRVMKVDRNARVSVQYADGSVKRDVKFKTVENDVVSGKAMLIE, encoded by the coding sequence ATGATCAACCTGATCGCTAAATTCTTTGGTACCAAGTCGCAGCGGGACATCAAAGAACTACTTCCTTACGTCGAGAAGGTCAACGCCGAATTTGTCCGGCTGAAAGACATTTCCAACGACGAACTGCGCCAGGCATCAGCTGAGCTGAAAGCGCAGATTGCCGACGAATTGGCGGGCATCGATAACCAGCTCGCTGACCTGAACGAACAGGCATCCCATCCCGACGTTGACGTCAATGAGAAGGAGCGGCTGTTCAACCAGATCGACAAACTCGAAGCGGATCGGAACACTGAACTCGAACGGGTATTGCTCGACATTCTGCCTCGCGCATTCGCGGTGGTGAAGGAAACCGCCCGGCGTTACTCAACCAATGAGCAGCTGACCGTGACGGCCAACGACTTCGACCGGGAGATTGCTACCCGCAAGAAAAACGTCGTGATCGACGGTGGGCTGGCACACTGGGCCAATCAGTGGGATGCTGCCGGTACGCCCATCAAATGGGACATGGTTCACTACGACGTACAGATCATCGGTGGCGTCGTGCTGCACCAGGGCAAAATTGCCGAGATGGCAACAGGTGAGGGTAAAACGCTGGTCGCTACGTTTCCGGCGTTTCTGAACGGTCTGGCCGGGCGTGGCGTCCATATCGTGACGGTCAACGATTATCTCGCTAAACGTGACTCGGAGTGGATGGCTCCGCTGTTCGAGTTTCACGGCATGCGCGTCGACTGTATCGACAAGCACCAGCCCAACTCACCCCAGCGGAAGCAGGCTTACCTCGCCGACATTACCTACGGTACCAACAACGAATTCGGTTTCGACTATCTGCGCGACAACATGGCTCGCGAAACGGGCGAATTGGTGCAGCGCAAGCACCATTACGCCATGGTCGATGAGGTCGACTCGGTACTGATCGACGATGCCCGGACCCCCCTTATCATCAGTGGCCCGGTGCCACGTGGCGATGAGCAGGATTATATCGAACTGAAGCCGCGCGTGGCTCGGGTAGTGGAAGCACAGCGCAAACTGGTGTACGATTACCTCAACGACGCCAAGAAAAAGATTGCGGCTGGTGATGAAAAAGAAGGCGGCTTGTCGCTGTTCCGGGCCTACCGGGGTCTGCCCAAGCACAAGCCGCTGATTAAATACCTCAGCGAAACGGGTAACAAGGCCCTATTACAAAAAACGGAGTCGATCTATCTGGCCGAGAACCAAAAGTTGATGCCCGAAGCTGATGCACCCCTGTACTTCACGATCGACGAGCGGAACAACAGCATCGATCTGACCGAGAAAGGAATTGACTACATCACGGGCTCGGGTGAAGATCCGAACTTCTTTATTCTGCCCGACCTGTCGATTGACCTGAACGTCATCGACAAGAGTGGTGAACTTACCGAGCCGGAGAAAATTCTGCACAAAGAAGGGGTAGTGCGCGATTACGCCGTTAAAACGCAGCGTATCAACACGGTCAACCAGCTTCTGAAAGCGTATTGTTTGTTTGAACGTGATACCGAATACGTCATCATGGACGGTAAGGTAAAAATCGTCGATGAGCAAACGGGCCGGATCATGGAAGGTCGCCGGTGGTCAGACGGGCTGCACCAGGCCGTTGAAGCCAAAGAAAACGTTAAGGTTGAAGACGCAACGCAGACCTACGCGACGGTAACGCTCCAGAACTATTTCCGGATGTACCACAAGCGTGCGGGTATGACCGGTACGGCTGAGACGGAAGCATCGGAGTTCTGGCAGATTTACAAGATGGACGTGGTTGTTATCCCGACCAATCGCTCGATCAGCCGCCAGGATGAAGAGGACAAAGTGTACCGCTCGGTGCGCGAGAAGTACAACGCCGTTGTCGACGAGATAACCACCCTGGTCGAAAAAGGCCGTCCGGTACTGGTCGGTACAACGTCAGTCGAGAACTCCGAACTGCTGAGCCGACTGCTGACCCTTCGTAAGGTGCAACACCAGGTACTCAACGCCAAGTACCACCAGCGCGAAGCCGAGATCGTTTCGTCGGCGGGTCAGCCGGGAACGGTAACGATCGCGACAAACATGGCTGGCCGTGGTACCGACATCAAGCTGACTCCCGAATCGAAAGCAGCGGGTGGTCTGGCGATCATCGGCACCGAGCGGCACGAGTCGCGCCGGGTCGACCGGCAGTTGCGTGGTCGGGCTGGTCGTCAGGGTGACCCCGGTACGTCGCAGTTCTTTGTCTCGTTGGAAGATAGCCTGATGCGTTTGTTCGGTTCCGACCGGATTGCGAAAGTTATGGACCGGATGGGTCTGGAAGAAGGCGAGGTCATTCAGCACTCGATGATTACTAAATCAATCGAACGGGCGCAGAAGAAAGTCGAAGAAAACAACTTCGGCATTCGGAAGCGGCTGCTGGAATACGACGACGTGATGAACTACCAGCGTGAAGCGATCTACAAACGTAGGCGAAACGCGCTGTTCGGCGATCGCCTGCCGCTCGACATCGCCAATACGATGTATGACGTGGTGGAAGAAACCGTCATTAACGCCGAAGGCAACATCGACGAAATCAACCTGCAACTGCTGACGACGCTAGGGCTGGAGTCGCAACTGACCGAAAGCGAGTTTAACCGGATGAAAAAGCCGGACGTCGTCCGCCATCTATACAACCAGGCTGAAGCGCAGTATGCGGAGAAAAACCAGGCCATTGCCGACAAAGCGCTGCCCGTACTGACGCAGGTACTGGACGAGCAGGGACACATGATCCGCAATATCGTGGTGCCCTTTACAGACGGCATGCACGAGTTACAAATCGTGGCCGATCTGCGCAAAGCCGTCGAGGGTGGCGGACGCGATCTGGTGATGGAGATGGAAAAAGCCGTGACGCTGTCGGTGATCGACCAGGAATGGAAAGAGCACCTGCGCGAAATGGATGACTTGAAGCAGTCGGTACAAAACGCCGTATTCGAGCAGAAAGACCCCCTGCTGGTTTACAAGTTTGAGTCGGTCGAGCTGTTCAAACGCTTCCTGAACAAGGTTAACTTCGATACGATCAGCTTCCTGACCAAAGCCGATATTCCGGCGCAGCAGGAAGCCGAGATCCACGAAGAAATTCGGCAGGCGCCGACCAATCAGCGTCCGGCACCGCAGCCAGAACTACACACAAATCAGGAGGATTTCGAAGACGATCACCTCGCGACGGGCCCCGAAGAATATGCCCGGCGGATGGCGGAGAACAACGCAATGGGAGCTGGTGCTCCACCAATGCCTCCGCAGGTACCCACCCGCGTGATGAAAGTCGACCGGAACGCCCGCGTCAGCGTGCAGTATGCCGATGGGTCGGTGAAGCGCGACGTGAAGTTCAAAACGGTTGAAAACGATGTCGTCAGCGGTAAGGCAATGCTGATCGAGTAG
- a CDS encoding SLBB domain-containing protein, translating to MFTTDKLSFFTLFVQYLRVATTCFVLVAVTDVYAQQKTPSRVDQLSDEQVAEFYRRAQSSGLNEFQIEQAAMSQGYTLDDIAKMRKRINTIRSQGSRPTSQTGITGNTQSGTTTGRTLPGDLSQRYDSLDTNRQRDTTKRLKVFGASLFENASLSFEPNLRIATPRNYVVGPDDEISIDIAGAASDNFQLKVSPEGTVKVPNITPIYVAGLSIEQAEQRIIARLRKAGYQGLGVPGSGTTANVALTNIRSIRVTIVGEVVRPGTYTISSLGSAFNALYLAGGPNPETGSFRKINVIRGNRVVRTIDLYDFILRADQRDNVRLQDQDVIRVADYDTHVTMTGEVRRPAIFEVLPGETLKTVLGFAGGFSDEAYRASITLRRNTSRERRITTISEEEIGQFVPKPGDRYIVGRILNRYENRVQIAGAVMRPGDYALEPGLETVKQLIRRADGLQKDAFMNRAIIIRERPDMDVESISFDLGKLMRGEENDVPLLRQDSITILSIRDLRERYYVTIEGAINKPDTIDFINNMGIGDLIAQAGGFQEGAKPNLIEVARRIRSDSAGIRTTNLEKYQFAIDPNLRIVPGSPAYGFKLEPFDIVYVRTSANYEAQRQVNVYGEIMQPGNYAIVTRRERISDLIRRAGGLRPEAYLSGAQYIRKGEIIGNDLQTILNDSTAESNLLLKGGDTLYIPRRSETVDIQGAVLNPSVTSYKSSYDFNDYISEAGGITDNARGGKAYVIYPNGRKDRTHHFLFFRSRPRVEPGSTVIVPFKPLDQNRLSPAERIGILSLLTTVSIALANLLLR from the coding sequence ATGTTTACTACCGACAAATTGTCATTCTTTACACTTTTTGTCCAGTATCTGCGTGTTGCGACTACCTGTTTCGTGCTTGTTGCGGTTACGGACGTATACGCACAACAGAAAACGCCATCACGCGTCGATCAACTAAGTGACGAACAGGTTGCTGAGTTCTATCGGCGGGCGCAATCGAGTGGACTTAATGAGTTTCAGATTGAGCAGGCGGCCATGTCGCAGGGCTACACGCTCGACGACATTGCCAAGATGCGCAAGCGAATAAACACCATCCGTTCACAGGGAAGTCGCCCCACCAGTCAGACGGGTATTACTGGCAATACGCAGTCGGGAACTACTACCGGTCGGACATTACCCGGCGATCTGTCGCAGCGCTACGATTCGCTGGACACAAACCGTCAGCGCGATACCACGAAGCGATTGAAGGTGTTCGGGGCATCGCTTTTCGAGAATGCCAGCCTTTCGTTCGAGCCAAACCTCCGTATTGCCACTCCCCGGAATTACGTTGTTGGCCCCGACGATGAAATCAGTATCGACATTGCCGGTGCTGCATCTGATAATTTTCAGTTAAAAGTATCACCCGAGGGAACCGTTAAAGTACCGAACATTACCCCAATTTACGTTGCTGGACTGAGCATTGAGCAGGCTGAGCAACGAATCATTGCCCGGCTGCGGAAAGCAGGGTATCAGGGGTTGGGTGTACCGGGTAGCGGAACTACCGCCAACGTCGCTCTGACCAATATTCGTAGTATCCGCGTGACTATTGTAGGCGAAGTCGTTCGACCGGGTACCTATACGATCTCTTCACTGGGATCGGCGTTTAACGCGCTGTACCTTGCGGGTGGACCGAATCCTGAAACAGGCTCCTTCCGTAAGATAAACGTCATCCGTGGTAATCGGGTGGTACGTACGATCGACCTCTACGATTTTATCCTGCGCGCCGATCAGCGCGATAACGTTCGGTTGCAGGATCAGGACGTGATCCGGGTAGCTGATTATGATACCCACGTCACGATGACGGGTGAAGTCCGGCGTCCGGCTATTTTCGAGGTGCTGCCCGGCGAGACGCTGAAAACTGTACTTGGCTTCGCAGGTGGCTTTTCCGATGAAGCCTATCGGGCGTCGATCACGTTGCGTCGGAACACGTCGCGCGAACGGCGGATCACCACTATTTCTGAAGAAGAGATTGGGCAGTTCGTTCCAAAACCCGGTGATCGGTACATCGTCGGGCGGATTCTTAACCGTTACGAAAACCGGGTTCAGATTGCCGGTGCTGTCATGCGTCCGGGCGATTATGCTCTCGAACCCGGCCTGGAAACGGTTAAGCAACTCATCCGTCGGGCCGATGGTCTTCAGAAAGATGCGTTTATGAATCGCGCCATTATCATCCGCGAACGGCCGGATATGGACGTCGAAAGTATTTCGTTTGATCTGGGTAAGCTGATGCGCGGTGAAGAAAACGATGTGCCTCTGCTCCGGCAGGATAGCATCACTATCCTGTCGATCCGTGACCTGCGCGAGCGGTATTACGTTACTATAGAAGGGGCAATCAACAAGCCGGATACGATCGATTTTATCAATAATATGGGCATAGGTGATCTGATCGCCCAGGCTGGCGGCTTTCAGGAAGGAGCCAAACCTAATCTGATCGAAGTGGCCCGGCGCATCCGCAGCGATTCGGCGGGTATCCGAACGACCAATCTGGAAAAGTACCAGTTTGCCATTGACCCGAATTTGCGGATTGTGCCGGGTAGTCCTGCTTACGGCTTCAAGTTGGAACCCTTCGATATTGTCTACGTCAGAACGTCGGCTAACTATGAAGCACAGCGACAGGTCAATGTCTATGGAGAAATTATGCAGCCAGGTAATTACGCCATCGTTACCCGGCGCGAGCGCATCTCCGACCTGATTCGGCGGGCGGGTGGTCTCAGACCCGAAGCCTATCTGTCGGGAGCGCAGTATATTCGTAAGGGCGAGATCATCGGCAACGACCTGCAAACGATTCTGAACGACAGTACGGCCGAGAGTAACTTGCTGCTCAAAGGCGGAGATACATTGTATATTCCCCGCCGTTCGGAAACTGTCGACATACAGGGAGCTGTATTAAATCCATCGGTGACCAGTTACAAAAGCAGTTACGACTTCAACGACTACATCAGCGAAGCGGGTGGAATCACCGACAATGCCCGTGGCGGCAAAGCCTATGTTATCTATCCGAATGGCCGAAAAGATCGCACGCATCATTTTCTCTTCTTCCGCTCCCGACCAAGAGTAGAGCCGGGTTCAACCGTTATCGTACCGTTTAAGCCATTGGACCAGAACCGACTAAGTCCGGCTGAACGAATAGGTATACTCTCGCTGCTGACGACCGTTTCTATCGCTCTGGCCAATCTGTTACTCCGATAA
- a CDS encoding GNVR domain-containing protein: MSVTENYQRKDEDAIEVSVADIIGFFRDNRRRILVGALIGLFLGALYAFSKPNVYTAQVSVMPEIQAKGSGSLGGLGSLAGLAGINIDNLSGQDAIRPDLYPNVLQSIPFALYLLKQPVSSAKLKKQLPLSAYMDETGKSWLGTLFATDKADEQSVKLPVNPQLIELTKEQNDNIKGVLATVTGTYDKKTGILTISATEPEAVIAATTAQNSLNYLTNYITTYRTEKSRRQVEFLRRQTAEAKSRYQAAEYALSNYRDSNRAIYLNTAKLEEQRLQADYLLTQSVYNELSKQLEQAKIKVQEETPVFKTLEPASVPLQKSGPKRTIIMIVSAVIGAVLVAGIQLVRAFLSRNSALRS, translated from the coding sequence ATGTCTGTAACAGAAAATTATCAGCGCAAAGACGAAGACGCGATTGAGGTCAGCGTAGCGGACATCATCGGGTTTTTTCGGGACAACCGGCGACGCATTCTTGTGGGTGCACTGATCGGGTTATTTCTCGGTGCTCTCTACGCCTTCTCCAAACCGAACGTTTACACTGCGCAGGTTTCCGTGATGCCGGAGATACAGGCGAAGGGATCCGGTAGTCTGGGTGGTTTGGGTTCATTAGCAGGACTTGCGGGAATCAACATTGATAACCTGAGCGGTCAGGATGCCATCCGGCCTGATCTGTATCCTAATGTGCTGCAAAGTATTCCGTTTGCGCTGTATCTTCTAAAGCAGCCCGTTTCTTCGGCTAAGCTGAAGAAGCAACTCCCCCTGTCGGCTTATATGGACGAAACGGGTAAAAGCTGGCTTGGCACGTTGTTCGCGACCGATAAGGCTGATGAACAGTCGGTGAAGCTGCCGGTGAACCCGCAGCTCATCGAACTGACAAAGGAGCAGAACGACAATATAAAAGGAGTTTTGGCGACCGTGACCGGGACTTACGACAAAAAGACGGGTATTCTGACAATATCGGCTACTGAGCCTGAAGCCGTTATTGCTGCAACGACGGCACAGAACTCCCTGAATTACCTTACCAATTACATCACAACCTACCGCACGGAGAAGTCACGGCGCCAAGTGGAGTTTCTGCGTCGGCAAACTGCTGAGGCAAAAAGTCGATACCAGGCTGCAGAGTATGCATTGTCGAACTACCGCGACAGCAACAGGGCTATTTACCTCAACACAGCCAAGCTGGAGGAACAGCGCCTACAGGCTGATTACCTGCTGACGCAATCGGTATACAATGAACTATCAAAGCAACTGGAACAGGCTAAGATCAAGGTTCAGGAAGAAACCCCGGTTTTCAAAACGCTGGAGCCTGCTTCTGTGCCTCTGCAGAAAAGTGGCCCGAAGCGAACAATCATCATGATTGTAAGCGCGGTGATTGGTGCTGTATTAGTTGCAGGAATACAACTCGTCCGGGCATTCTTGAGTAGAAATTCAGCCCTTAGATCATGA
- a CDS encoding GDP-mannose 4,6-dehydratase: MKRALICGVSGQDGAYLAKLLLEKGYEVYGGSRDAQMSSFTNLKRLGIDKQVKLLSISINDFRSVLQTILKVRPDELYNLAGQSSVSLSFEQPVETLESISVGTLNLLEAIRFSNLPIRFYNAGSSECFGDTGSMAADEMTPFRPRSPYGVAKAAAFWQVANYREAYRLHASTGILFNHESPLRPERFVTQKIVAAACRIAKGSPEKLVLGNIDIARDWGWAPDYVMAMWLMLQQEQADDYVIATGETNKLRDFIQVVFDSVGLNWKEHVYSDQSLFRPTDIIEGHADSAKARLHLGWRASHNMEDVVRMMVQEKVKALKEQSVKVIL; this comes from the coding sequence ATGAAAAGAGCGCTAATCTGTGGCGTATCAGGACAGGACGGTGCATATCTGGCCAAGCTGTTGCTGGAAAAAGGCTACGAGGTGTATGGAGGATCGCGCGATGCACAGATGTCGTCGTTTACTAATCTAAAGCGGCTCGGTATCGATAAGCAGGTCAAATTACTGTCGATCAGCATCAATGATTTTCGCTCTGTTCTACAGACTATTTTAAAGGTAAGACCCGACGAACTGTATAATCTGGCCGGGCAAAGTTCGGTCAGTCTCTCATTCGAGCAGCCCGTCGAAACGTTGGAAAGCATTAGTGTCGGAACGCTGAACCTGCTTGAAGCGATCCGGTTCAGCAACCTGCCCATCCGGTTTTACAATGCTGGTTCCAGCGAATGCTTTGGCGACACGGGCAGTATGGCGGCCGACGAAATGACGCCTTTCCGACCACGTAGTCCGTACGGAGTCGCCAAAGCGGCTGCGTTCTGGCAGGTGGCCAACTACAGGGAAGCTTACCGATTACACGCAAGTACGGGCATTTTGTTCAATCACGAGTCGCCACTGCGTCCGGAGCGATTCGTGACACAGAAGATCGTTGCTGCCGCGTGCCGAATTGCTAAAGGTAGCCCTGAAAAGCTGGTGCTGGGTAATATCGACATCGCCCGCGACTGGGGCTGGGCACCCGACTACGTTATGGCAATGTGGTTGATGTTGCAGCAGGAGCAGGCCGACGATTACGTAATTGCAACCGGAGAGACCAACAAACTGCGTGATTTTATTCAGGTTGTGTTTGATAGCGTCGGTCTAAACTGGAAAGAACACGTCTATTCGGATCAGTCATTGTTTCGACCAACTGACATTATCGAAGGACACGCCGATTCGGCCAAAGCGCGGCTTCACTTGGGCTGGAGGGCAAGCCATAACATGGAAGATGTGGTCCGGATGATGGTTCAGGAAAAAGTAAAAGCGCTGAAGGAGCAGTCCGTAAAGGTTATCCTCTGA